In Felis catus isolate Fca126 chromosome C2, F.catus_Fca126_mat1.0, whole genome shotgun sequence, a single window of DNA contains:
- the LOC109503260 gene encoding uncharacterized protein LOC109503260 codes for MRTPCCARLSPRSLAAGCLPGPPGFSEVALTRPRGPAGKRCILVAGGGLSEPVGGRWLVALRAGLPRPVTHAGCAVAAPLPRAPAPVAPGRQHDTVCFLLVPSRGVASGQALPSQAAPLSPPVVAGNGRDAAASRRGRPTARHVRQRHPPIWAPDTPARKNETPKPRQVHLCKVQSASSNGICRLPRGESRRKAQQWGSLSTRQVQGRRPQKTAPASEPSQ; via the exons ATGAGAACCCCGTGCTGCGCCCGCTTGTCACCGAGGTCACTGGCCGCGGgctgcctccctgggccccccGGATTCTCGGAGGTGGCCCTGACCCGGCCTCGGGGCCCCGCCGGGAAGCGCTGCATCCTGGTCGCGGGCGGGGGGCTGAGTGAGCCCGTGGGGGGGAGGTGGCTGGTGGCGCTCCGGGCCGGACTCCCCCGCCCTGTCACCCACGCCGGCTGCGCTGTGGCTGCCCCGCTTCCTCGGGCCCCGGCCCCGGTGGCTCCTGGCCGCCAGCACGACACCGTCTGCTTCCTCTTGGTTCCTTCTCGTGGGGTCGCGTCCGGGCAAGCGCTTCCATCACAggctgctcctctctctcccccagtcgTGGCAGGAAATGGCAGGGATGCGGCGGCATCACGCCGAGGCCGTCCTACTGCGCGTCACGTCAG ACAACGTCATCCACCGATTTGGGCACCTGACACCCCAGCAAGAAAGAATGAGACACCAAAGCCACGGCAAGTGCATCTGTGCAAAGTTCAGTCGGCGTCCTCAAACGGTATTTGTAGGTTGCCAAGAGGTGAAAG TAGACGCAAAGCCCAGCAGTGGGGAAGCCTGAGCACACGGCAGGTCCAGGGCAGACGTCCCCAGAAGACAGCGCCAGCCTCAGAACCGTCACAGTGA